Genomic DNA from Halobacteriovorax sp. DA5:
CTTTTTTAGTATTGATTGGTTGGCAACACTTGATATTCTTGCTCCAAGCTTAGTAAAAAAGAAGCTTGCGATTGAGATCCCAAGGAAGGCCGGTAAGTAAACATAGCCAAGTGAGTATTGTGGAGTAGGTTTACTAAGACCGTTATAAATATAAAATGAAGTACTAAAAAGAGCGATCGGAACCCCAATTGAAGCCGAGATAGCAACTGCATTTTTCATTTGGTAGCCTCTCCAAGTTAGAAATGGAACACTTATCGTACCACCACCAATTCCAAGGATTGCTGATTTGAGACCAATAATAAAGCCAGTAAAGTTAAAAAGCATATTAGAAGTTTCTTTTGGCTCTTCCACTTTAGATTTATAAAAAATCATCTTTAATGAAACAAGATAAAGGTAGCAGATAAAGATGAGCTCAAGTGTTTGGGCCTCGACTATATTGACCAAATAAGCTCCAGTACTGATACCGACAACAATTGGTAAAATAAATCTCTTTGTTACATCAGTAAGTAGATTTCCCATATTATAGTGTCTAAGTGTTGAAGAGGCGGCAGTGATAACAATTGTCGCAAGCGATGTTCCTAGGGCCATATACATTCTAATATCTGGTGAGAAACCTTGTTTATGAAATAAGAATAAGAGAGTAGGGACAATAACAACTCCTCCTCCGATACCAAAAAGGCCAGAAAGAGTTCCAACAAATGCACCAACAAGTAAGTATAGTAAGAAAATCATGCTATCAATATGCACTCATATATTGGGTAAGACAAGAAGTATACTTGTTCATTATTGTCAGAGATTGAGGAGAAATTATTGATTCTTCGAAACATATTTTTACTTAGGTCTGCGTCAACGCAAAAGTTGCCACATGCTTATTTTAAAGGCTTTTAATGAGAAAATAGAGGTTAGTGAGGACCTTATGAATCTATTTAAAAGTAAAACTAAAAATAACCAATCTCAAATAAACTCTATTGTTGATATTAAAACAACACAGGCCAATTTAGATATTCAAGTTAGTGAAGAGAAGAAGCTAATTGGAGAGTATGAAGAGATTAATAAATCTCTAAGAAAAGAAGTTGAATTACAAAAGATAAAGCTTCAAAAAACTGAAGTAGAGCTTAAGAGATTACAGAGTGCTTTAACTGATGAGCACGCTGATAAGGAAATCCTAGAAAAGAGAATTGTAAAAATTCAACAATTGAATGATAACCAGGAATCGAACTTAAAAGAACTAGTTGAAGAGAAGCAACTCATTTTAAGTTCAATTGTTCAGTTGAAAAAGAAGATTACAGATCTTAATAAATCACATTCCTCAAACTTAGATGAACTTGGTCGCATTAGAGTAGAATTAGGTAATTTAAGAGGTGAAGAGCTTGCACTGAAGAATAAGGCATCAGTTATTAACGGTGATAAAGCCTATCATCTAGATTCTCGTACTCACTTGAAGGTGGAGATTGAAGAAGCTAATAAGCGTATTTCAAAATTAAGACAGTCCATTGAAGAAGATAGTAACACAATTAAAAAATGTGATATGAATATTTCAGAATTAGAATCAGAAAGAATAAAACTAGATACTGAAATTAGTAAGCTTATTGAAAAAACTCAAGAGGTTGTCGAAAAGAAGCATAAGGAAACTCAAAGACTAGAAGAATTATCAGTTAAAGTTAAAGACGTTCGACAAGATAAGCAAAATTTAGAAAAGGATTTAGAATTACAGATTCTTGATCTTAAAATGATCTCTTCTAAGCAAGCAAAGATAAATCAAGATATTATTGCAGTTGAAACTAATATTAAAAAGCTAGAAAGAGAATCTGAAACACTACGCACACAAGAGATGAGTGAGCTCGAGATAGTTGCTAGCCTCGAATCAGAAATAGCTTCTCGAGAAAAGAAGAAGCAAGAATTAATTCAGGATATTCAACTTCTTAAAATTGAATCACAAAACTTTAAAGATAAGATCGAAGAAAATACGACAAAGTCTGAGAAATTAGAAGCTCAGATAAGTGAGCTTAGAGAAAAAGAAAGTATTTCATTAATTGAAATAGATCGTCTTGATAGAGAGTATAAAAAAACTAAGAAAGAACATGATGCTGTTCTTACTCAATCTCTTGCGCTTGAAAAAAGTGTTCAAAATTATCAGAGCGAAGTTGACCGCTTAGATGCGAGTGTTGAAGAACTTTTAACTAAAAAACAAAAAGCAATTCTTAATAATGAAAATCGTGAGATGAAAATTATCACGCTTCAAAAACAAATTGAAGAGGGGAGTTCTCAATTAAGTGAGATTCGTCTTGAGATTCAAGAATTAAATGGACGTGATGTTGAAGCAAGACAAACTTTAATCGATCTTGGTCTAGAGCAAAAAAATGTAGAGTACCAAAAGCAAGTACTTCAAGATCAGGCCGATAATTTAAGAAAAAGTATTGAACTTTTAAATGTGAAAATTGAAAAGTCTCAAGCAGCATATGAGTTATTAAACTCTGACTGTGAAGCCCAAAATAATCTTATTAAAGAACTTGCTGATGATGAGAATTCATTAAGTGATACTAATAATGAATTACTTTTAAAAATTGGAAGTCTTAAAGGGCGTATTCAAATTGGTGAGAATCGAATTGAAGCCAAGGGACTTGAAATTGAAGAGCTCGCTAAAGAAAACCAACGCCTAAATAATATTTCAGAGAGTCTATGTGATAAATTGAATAAAACGGTAAGAATGATTGAGTCATTGGATTCGAAAATATCAACATTTGAAAGTCAGATTAAAGCGTTAGACTTTCAGATAAAAACTAATCAAACATCATACGACGATGCTCTATTGAAAATAAAAGAGATGGATGCCATAACTTTAGACCTTAAGGATAGTGTTATTCGTAAAACGGATAGACTTAAGGCCATCTCATCTTCACGAAAGAAATATGAGCGATTGGCCAATAAGAAAGTATCATTAGTAGAGAATATGAAAATTGAGTTGAGTGAACTTAATTCTGGTATCGAAACTGAAACGAATCTTTACAATAATGCCCTATCAAGAAAGAGAGAGCTTGATGATGAGCTATCTTCATTAAATTTGGAAGTATCTCAGAGACAAGAAAAATCTACTAAACTTCAAGCTGAAATCTCTTCGATAGATGCAATGATTGAAAGTGATGAAAAAACAATTAAGCAGTTAGAGAGTTCAATTGTTGACCAAGGCATAGTTTTAGATAGATTAGAAAAGTCTAGATTAAGTCTATTGGAACAACATAAAGACTTAAATAATCAGCAAATTGTAAGCAATGAGGAATTAACAAAAGTTGAAAATGATTGCTACTCTTTAAGAGTATCACTGTCTGATTTAGAAAAAGAAATTAATACAATTGAAGAGAATTTAGAATCAAATATCTTACGCAAAGTTCAACTAAGTGAGGAAGCAAAGAAACTTGAAAATGATACTCGAATTGCTAAAGCAGATATTGTAAAGCTTAACTCAGAAATCGAGCAAAGTGTTAATGAACTTAAGCTTGTTGAAGAAGAACATAAAGTAAAACAAGACATATTACAGAAAGAATTAGCTGAAAAAGAGCTTGTCACTAAAGAACACTCAACTCGTCAAAATAAGCTAAATGTAGCTAAAACACTTTTAGGTGAAGTTGAGAGTAAACTGAGTAGTGCTATATCTGAAAAAGAGATGCTTGAAGAGGGAATTGAGAACTCAACTAAGTTTAAAGGTGAACTGTTACTAAAGAAAGATCAATTGTCTGAGGAAATCTCTAAGATCCGAGATGCAAATAGAGAAAGTCGTAATACACTAACAGGTTTATCTCTAGAAATTTCAAGTCTTAAGAATGAGTGCAGCCAACTTGAGATCAGCTATAATGAAGAACTGGAGAAGTCTAAGTCGATTGTTAGTTCAATTGATATTCTTAGAAGTCAGGCGAGAGACTTAAAAACTAGACAATTAAATGAGCAACAACAGCTAGAGAATTTAAAAGAGAATATTAAGCCAGCTGTTGATGAATTGGCATATGTTGAAAGACAAGTTGAAGCAGGAAATCTTTTAAATAAATTAGAGATGGCCCTTACTCGTGTTGAATTTGATGCAAATCTATTTGCTGAAGATGATGCTTTGATTTTAATTCGTGATGAGAATATTCTTGTTAAAGTTGCTGCTTATATAGAATCACTACCATTTGTTTTCTCGAAAATTAATGAAGTTAAAATAAATGTAACTTCAGAAAATGCTATTGGAATTAGTACTCTTGGTGATCTTCGCTGTGATACGGAGCTAACAAAAGAATTGTTAAGAGATAATGTTAAAGGGAAGTTTAAGAAAGGACTTCGTTTTAAAATTTCTAATGGGCAAATAAAAGTAGAGATTCTTACTCAGGAAAAAAGCCTAGGCGCAAGGGCCTAGGCTTAACACACACTACTGACAATATGGGATGTCATATTTTTTTGTGAATATCTCTTTGTATTCTCTGTCACCGCGTCTTCCGTTGCGGCTAACTTCTTTTTTAAGAGCGATCTCTGGAGTAGGATTTTGCCTATGAACAGTCTTTACCATTCGACAGTTTCTATCCTTGCGCCCGTAACAGATCTTCTCTTCTTTTTCGACTTCTAGAGGGTAAGTTAGAATTTCTTTTCCTACAACGATATCTTTATAGCGATCAGACTCTTTACTTCCACCAAGCCAAACTCTTTTATAAACTGGATACTTTGAAATCGATTGAATTTGATCATTGTTAATACAAACATCGAATACAGAAATATTTCTTCCTACATAAGCAATATCTCCATATAACTCTAGATCG
This window encodes:
- a CDS encoding sulfite exporter TauE/SafE family protein; the encoded protein is MIFLLYLLVGAFVGTLSGLFGIGGGVVIVPTLLFLFHKQGFSPDIRMYMALGTSLATIVITAASSTLRHYNMGNLLTDVTKRFILPIVVGISTGAYLVNIVEAQTLELIFICYLYLVSLKMIFYKSKVEEPKETSNMLFNFTGFIIGLKSAILGIGGGTISVPFLTWRGYQMKNAVAISASIGVPIALFSTSFYIYNGLSKPTPQYSLGYVYLPAFLGISIASFFFTKLGARISSVANQSILKKLFALLLIGIALKKTLTYLGH
- the cas5 gene encoding CRISPR-associated protein Cas5 yields the protein MIILLVFEFPYASFRQPLEFFQ